A genomic window from Salvia splendens isolate huo1 chromosome 11, SspV2, whole genome shotgun sequence includes:
- the LOC121756025 gene encoding fructose-bisphosphate aldolase 6, cytosolic-like isoform X9, whose translation MTAHRGKYADELIANAAILGTPEKGILAIDNFAEFDPGFISLTLFGYYHYLSGVISNESLYMSNSPGESLVNLFKRNGVLTGITLDEGTIELAGTNGETTTKGLDGLAQRCQKYYAAGARFAKWRAVLKIGAYEPSQLAIQYNANGLALYAIICQENGLVPIIEPEILVDGFHDIIKCAEVTERVLAACYKSLNDYHVLLEGTLLKPNMVTPGSDAPKVTPEVVAEYTVCALQRTIPPAVPAVFFFSGGQNEKQATRTLDAMNKLKAKKPWTLSFFLYGRKTENNLISWDLVLRRLRDNSEATLGGSPGDSAVSASKSEVLLKASTSRTTRFADELAANAAIIGTPGKGIIAVDDYVESVDHDPCFLILYCATRGLQYLSGVIFSHASFCGSEIKGKHFVDVFNDAGVLAGIRLDRGTIRLAGTNGETTTKGLDDLAERCPKYYAAGGRFAEWRAVLKIGANEPSQLAIQDSANGLAIYAIICQENGLVPIIEPEILVDGFHDINKCAEVTERVLAACYKALNDYHVLLEGTLLRINMVTPGSYASKVTPEVVAEYTVRALQRTIPPAVPAVVFLSGEQSKEEATCTLKAMNKLKAKKPWTLSLSFGRALHQGIHEVFADSRNPILARDAFLTMMKANSEALGTDQGDNA comes from the exons ATGACTGCCCACCGCGGAAAGTACGCTG ATGAGCTTATTGCCAATGCTGCAATCTTGGGTACCCCTGAGAAGGGCATTCTTGCTATTGATAATTTTGCTGAATTCGACCCTGGCTTTATATCTCTCACCCTTTTTGGTTACTATCATTACCTGAGTGGTGTGATCTCTAATGAGTCTCTCTACATGAGCAACAGTCcag GCGAGAGTTTAGTTAATCTTTTTAAGCGTAATGGTGTTCTTACTGGTATCACCCTTGACGAGGGTACCATTGAGCTTGCTGGAACCAATGGTGAGACCACCACCAAAGGTCTTGATGGCCTAGCCCAACGTTGCCAAAAATACTATGCTGCTGGTGCTCGTTTCGCTAAGTGGAGAGCTGTGCTGAAGATTGGTGCGTACGAGCCATCACAGCTTGCTATCCAGTACAATGCCAACGGTCTGGCCCTCTATGCCATCATCTGCCAGGAGAATGGCTTGGTACCAATTATTGAGCCTGAGATCCTTGTTGATGGCTTCCACGACATCATCAAGTGTGCTGAGGTTACAGAACGCGTTCTTGCTGCTTGCTACAAGTCCCTCAACGACTACCACGTCCTGTTGGAGGGAACATTGTTGAAGCCCAACATGGTCACCCCTGGCTCTGATGCTCCCAAGGTCACCCCCGAGGTGGTTGCTGAGTACACTGTCTGTGCCTTGCAACGAACAATCCCCCCTGCCGTCCCAgctgttttctttttttctggTGGACAGAACGAGAAACAGGCCACCCGCACCCTTGATGCCATGAACAAGCTCAAGGCGAAGAAGCCATGGACCCTGTCTTTCTTCTTGTATGGCAGAAAGACGGAAAATAATTTGATTTCTTGGGATCTGGTGCTTAGAAGGTTGAGGGACAACTCAGAAGCCACACTCGGAGGCAGCCCGGGCGACAGCGCTGTGAGCGCAAGCAAGAGCGAGGTGCTTCTGAAAGCCTCCACGTCAAGGACTACAA GATTTGCAGATGAGCTTGCAGCCAATGCTGCAATCATTGGTACCCCTGGGAAGGGTATTATTGCAGTTGATGATTATGTTGAATCAGTTGACCACGATCCTTGTTTCTTGATCCTTTACTGCGCCACTCGGGGCCTTCAATACCTGAGTGGTGTGATCTTTAGCCACGCGTCTTTCTGCGGATCAGAAATCAAAG GCAAGCATTTTGTTGATGTGTTTAACGACGCTGGCGTTCTTGCCGGTATCAGGCTTGATAGGGGTACTATTAGGCTTGCTGGAACCAATGGTGAGACCACCACCAAAGGTCTTGATGACCTAGCTGAACGTTGCCCAAAATACTATGCTGCTGGTGGTCGTTTTGCTGAGTGGAGAGCTGTGCTGAAGATTGGTGCCAACGAGCCATCACAGCTTGCTATCCAAGACAGTGCCAACGGTCTGGCCATCTATGCCATCATCTGCCAGGAGAATGGCTTGGTACCAATTATTGAGCCTGAGATCCTTGTTGATGGCTTCCACGACATCAACAAGTGTGCTGAGGTGACAGAACGCGTTCTTGCTGCTTGCTACAAGGCCCTCAACGACTACCACGTCCTGTTGGAGGGAACATTGTTGAGGATCAACATGGTCACCCCCGGCTCTTATGCTTCCAAGGTCACCCCCGAGGTGGTTGCTGAGTACACTGTCCGTGCCTTGCAACGAACAATCCCTCCTGCCGTCCCAGCTGTTGTTTTTTTATCTGGTGAACAGAGCAAGGAAGAGGCCACCTGCACCCTTAAAGCCATGAACAAGCTCAAGGCGAAGAAGCCATGGACCCTGTCTCTCTCATTTGGACGTGCTCTACACCAGGGAATCCATGAGGTTTTTGCCGACAGTCGGAATCCGATTTTAGCGAGGGATGCGTTCCTTACAATGATGAAGGCAAACTCAGAAGCGCTCGGAACAGACCAAGGCGACAATGCTTGA
- the LOC121756025 gene encoding fructose-bisphosphate aldolase, cytoplasmic isozyme-like isoform X6 gives MTAHRGKYADELIANAAILGTPEKGILAIDNFAEFDPGFISLTLFGYYHYLSGVISNESLYMSNSPGESLVNLFKRNGVLTGITLDEGTIELAGTNGETTTKGLDGLAQRCQKYYAAGARFAKWRAVLKIGAYEPSQLAIQYNANGLALYAIICQENGLVPIIEPEILVDGFHDIIKCAEVTERVLAACYKSLNDYHVLLEGTLLKPNMVTPGSDAPKVTPEVVAEYTVCALQRTIPPAVPAVFFFSGGQNEKQATRTLDAMNKLKAKKPWTLSFFLYGRKTENNLISWDLVLRRLRDNSEATLGGSPGDSAVSASKSEVLLKASTSRTTNELIANAASDQGDKASTSRTTSNELAANAAIIGTPGKGIIAVDDYVESVDHDPCFLILYCATRGLQYLSGVIFSHASFCGSEIKGKHFVDVFNDAGVLAGIRLDRGTIRLAGTNGETTTKGLDDLAERCPKYYAAGGRFAEWRAVLKIGANEPSQLAIQDSANGLAIYAIICQENGLVPIIEPEILVDGFHDINKCAEVTERVLAACYKALNDYHVLLEGTLLRINMVTPGSYASKVTPEVVAEYTVRALQRTIPPAVPAVVFLSGEQSKEEATCTLKAMNKLKAKKPWTLSLSFGRALHQGIHEVFADSRNPILARDAFLTMMKANSEALGTDQGDNA, from the exons ATGACTGCCCACCGCGGAAAGTACGCTG ATGAGCTTATTGCCAATGCTGCAATCTTGGGTACCCCTGAGAAGGGCATTCTTGCTATTGATAATTTTGCTGAATTCGACCCTGGCTTTATATCTCTCACCCTTTTTGGTTACTATCATTACCTGAGTGGTGTGATCTCTAATGAGTCTCTCTACATGAGCAACAGTCcag GCGAGAGTTTAGTTAATCTTTTTAAGCGTAATGGTGTTCTTACTGGTATCACCCTTGACGAGGGTACCATTGAGCTTGCTGGAACCAATGGTGAGACCACCACCAAAGGTCTTGATGGCCTAGCCCAACGTTGCCAAAAATACTATGCTGCTGGTGCTCGTTTCGCTAAGTGGAGAGCTGTGCTGAAGATTGGTGCGTACGAGCCATCACAGCTTGCTATCCAGTACAATGCCAACGGTCTGGCCCTCTATGCCATCATCTGCCAGGAGAATGGCTTGGTACCAATTATTGAGCCTGAGATCCTTGTTGATGGCTTCCACGACATCATCAAGTGTGCTGAGGTTACAGAACGCGTTCTTGCTGCTTGCTACAAGTCCCTCAACGACTACCACGTCCTGTTGGAGGGAACATTGTTGAAGCCCAACATGGTCACCCCTGGCTCTGATGCTCCCAAGGTCACCCCCGAGGTGGTTGCTGAGTACACTGTCTGTGCCTTGCAACGAACAATCCCCCCTGCCGTCCCAgctgttttctttttttctggTGGACAGAACGAGAAACAGGCCACCCGCACCCTTGATGCCATGAACAAGCTCAAGGCGAAGAAGCCATGGACCCTGTCTTTCTTCTTGTATGGCAGAAAGACGGAAAATAATTTGATTTCTTGGGATCTGGTGCTTAGAAGGTTGAGGGACAACTCAGAAGCCACACTCGGAGGCAGCCCGGGCGACAGCGCTGTGAGCGCAAGCAAGAGCGAGGTGCTTCTGAAAGCCTCCACGTCAAGGACTACAA ATGAGCTTATTGCCAATGCTGCAAGCGACCAGGGCGACAAAGCCTCCACGTCAAGGACTACAAGTA ATGAGCTTGCAGCCAATGCTGCAATCATTGGTACCCCTGGGAAGGGTATTATTGCAGTTGATGATTATGTTGAATCAGTTGACCACGATCCTTGTTTCTTGATCCTTTACTGCGCCACTCGGGGCCTTCAATACCTGAGTGGTGTGATCTTTAGCCACGCGTCTTTCTGCGGATCAGAAATCAAAG GCAAGCATTTTGTTGATGTGTTTAACGACGCTGGCGTTCTTGCCGGTATCAGGCTTGATAGGGGTACTATTAGGCTTGCTGGAACCAATGGTGAGACCACCACCAAAGGTCTTGATGACCTAGCTGAACGTTGCCCAAAATACTATGCTGCTGGTGGTCGTTTTGCTGAGTGGAGAGCTGTGCTGAAGATTGGTGCCAACGAGCCATCACAGCTTGCTATCCAAGACAGTGCCAACGGTCTGGCCATCTATGCCATCATCTGCCAGGAGAATGGCTTGGTACCAATTATTGAGCCTGAGATCCTTGTTGATGGCTTCCACGACATCAACAAGTGTGCTGAGGTGACAGAACGCGTTCTTGCTGCTTGCTACAAGGCCCTCAACGACTACCACGTCCTGTTGGAGGGAACATTGTTGAGGATCAACATGGTCACCCCCGGCTCTTATGCTTCCAAGGTCACCCCCGAGGTGGTTGCTGAGTACACTGTCCGTGCCTTGCAACGAACAATCCCTCCTGCCGTCCCAGCTGTTGTTTTTTTATCTGGTGAACAGAGCAAGGAAGAGGCCACCTGCACCCTTAAAGCCATGAACAAGCTCAAGGCGAAGAAGCCATGGACCCTGTCTCTCTCATTTGGACGTGCTCTACACCAGGGAATCCATGAGGTTTTTGCCGACAGTCGGAATCCGATTTTAGCGAGGGATGCGTTCCTTACAATGATGAAGGCAAACTCAGAAGCGCTCGGAACAGACCAAGGCGACAATGCTTGA
- the LOC121756025 gene encoding fructose-bisphosphate aldolase 6, cytosolic-like isoform X4 has protein sequence MTAHRGKYADELIANAAILGTPEKGILAIDNFAEFDPGFISLTLFGYYHYLSGVISNESLYMSNSPGESLVNLFKRNGVLTGITLDEGTIELAGTNGETTTKGLDGLAQRCQKYYAAGARFAKWRAVLKIGAYEPSQLAIQYNANGLALYAIICQENGLVPIIEPEILVDGFHDIIKCAEVTERVLAACYKSLNDYHVLLEGTLLKPNMVTPGSDAPKVTPEVVAEYTVCALQRTIPPAVPAVFFFSGGQNEKQATRTLDAMNKLKAKKPWTLSFFLYGRKTENNLISWDLVLRRLRDNSEATLGGSPGDSAVSASKSEVLLKASTSRTTNELIANAASDQGDKASTSRTTRFADELAANAAIIGTPGKGIIAVDDYVESVDHDPCFLILYCATRGLQYLSGVIFSHASFCGSEIKGKHFVDVFNDAGVLAGIRLDRGTIRLAGTNGETTTKGLDDLAERCPKYYAAGGRFAEWRAVLKIGANEPSQLAIQDSANGLAIYAIICQENGLVPIIEPEILVDGFHDINKCAEVTERVLAACYKALNDYHVLLEGTLLRINMVTPGSYASKVTPEVVAEYTVRALQRTIPPAVPAVVFLSGEQSKEEATCTLKAMNKLKAKKPWTLSLSFGRALHQGIHEVFADSRNPILARDAFLTMMKANSEALGTDQGDNA, from the exons ATGACTGCCCACCGCGGAAAGTACGCTG ATGAGCTTATTGCCAATGCTGCAATCTTGGGTACCCCTGAGAAGGGCATTCTTGCTATTGATAATTTTGCTGAATTCGACCCTGGCTTTATATCTCTCACCCTTTTTGGTTACTATCATTACCTGAGTGGTGTGATCTCTAATGAGTCTCTCTACATGAGCAACAGTCcag GCGAGAGTTTAGTTAATCTTTTTAAGCGTAATGGTGTTCTTACTGGTATCACCCTTGACGAGGGTACCATTGAGCTTGCTGGAACCAATGGTGAGACCACCACCAAAGGTCTTGATGGCCTAGCCCAACGTTGCCAAAAATACTATGCTGCTGGTGCTCGTTTCGCTAAGTGGAGAGCTGTGCTGAAGATTGGTGCGTACGAGCCATCACAGCTTGCTATCCAGTACAATGCCAACGGTCTGGCCCTCTATGCCATCATCTGCCAGGAGAATGGCTTGGTACCAATTATTGAGCCTGAGATCCTTGTTGATGGCTTCCACGACATCATCAAGTGTGCTGAGGTTACAGAACGCGTTCTTGCTGCTTGCTACAAGTCCCTCAACGACTACCACGTCCTGTTGGAGGGAACATTGTTGAAGCCCAACATGGTCACCCCTGGCTCTGATGCTCCCAAGGTCACCCCCGAGGTGGTTGCTGAGTACACTGTCTGTGCCTTGCAACGAACAATCCCCCCTGCCGTCCCAgctgttttctttttttctggTGGACAGAACGAGAAACAGGCCACCCGCACCCTTGATGCCATGAACAAGCTCAAGGCGAAGAAGCCATGGACCCTGTCTTTCTTCTTGTATGGCAGAAAGACGGAAAATAATTTGATTTCTTGGGATCTGGTGCTTAGAAGGTTGAGGGACAACTCAGAAGCCACACTCGGAGGCAGCCCGGGCGACAGCGCTGTGAGCGCAAGCAAGAGCGAGGTGCTTCTGAAAGCCTCCACGTCAAGGACTACAA ATGAGCTTATTGCCAATGCTGCAAGCGACCAGGGCGACAAAGCCTCCACGTCAAGGACTACAA GATTTGCAGATGAGCTTGCAGCCAATGCTGCAATCATTGGTACCCCTGGGAAGGGTATTATTGCAGTTGATGATTATGTTGAATCAGTTGACCACGATCCTTGTTTCTTGATCCTTTACTGCGCCACTCGGGGCCTTCAATACCTGAGTGGTGTGATCTTTAGCCACGCGTCTTTCTGCGGATCAGAAATCAAAG GCAAGCATTTTGTTGATGTGTTTAACGACGCTGGCGTTCTTGCCGGTATCAGGCTTGATAGGGGTACTATTAGGCTTGCTGGAACCAATGGTGAGACCACCACCAAAGGTCTTGATGACCTAGCTGAACGTTGCCCAAAATACTATGCTGCTGGTGGTCGTTTTGCTGAGTGGAGAGCTGTGCTGAAGATTGGTGCCAACGAGCCATCACAGCTTGCTATCCAAGACAGTGCCAACGGTCTGGCCATCTATGCCATCATCTGCCAGGAGAATGGCTTGGTACCAATTATTGAGCCTGAGATCCTTGTTGATGGCTTCCACGACATCAACAAGTGTGCTGAGGTGACAGAACGCGTTCTTGCTGCTTGCTACAAGGCCCTCAACGACTACCACGTCCTGTTGGAGGGAACATTGTTGAGGATCAACATGGTCACCCCCGGCTCTTATGCTTCCAAGGTCACCCCCGAGGTGGTTGCTGAGTACACTGTCCGTGCCTTGCAACGAACAATCCCTCCTGCCGTCCCAGCTGTTGTTTTTTTATCTGGTGAACAGAGCAAGGAAGAGGCCACCTGCACCCTTAAAGCCATGAACAAGCTCAAGGCGAAGAAGCCATGGACCCTGTCTCTCTCATTTGGACGTGCTCTACACCAGGGAATCCATGAGGTTTTTGCCGACAGTCGGAATCCGATTTTAGCGAGGGATGCGTTCCTTACAATGATGAAGGCAAACTCAGAAGCGCTCGGAACAGACCAAGGCGACAATGCTTGA
- the LOC121756025 gene encoding fructose-bisphosphate aldolase, cytoplasmic isozyme-like isoform X3 gives MTAHRGKYADELIANAAILGTPEKGILAIDNFAEFDPGFISLTLFGYYHYLSGVISNESLYMSNSPGESLVNLFKRNGVLTGITLDEGTIELAGTNGETTTKGLDGLAQRCQKYYAAGARFAKWRAVLKIGAYEPSQLAIQYNANGLALYAIICQENGLVPIIEPEILVDGFHDIIKCAEVTERVLAACYKSLNDYHVLLEGTLLKPNMVTPGSDAPKVTPEVVAEYTVCALQRTIPPAVPAVFFFSGGQNEKQATRTLDAMNKLKAKKPWTLSFFLYGRKTENNLISWDLVLRRLRDNSEATLGGSPGDSAVSASKSEVLLKASTSRTTNELIANAASDQGDKASTSRTTSRFADELAANAAIIGTPGKGIIAVDDYVESVDHDPCFLILYCATRGLQYLSGVIFSHASFCGSEIKGKHFVDVFNDAGVLAGIRLDRGTIRLAGTNGETTTKGLDDLAERCPKYYAAGGRFAEWRAVLKIGANEPSQLAIQDSANGLAIYAIICQENGLVPIIEPEILVDGFHDINKCAEVTERVLAACYKALNDYHVLLEGTLLRINMVTPGSYASKVTPEVVAEYTVRALQRTIPPAVPAVVFLSGEQSKEEATCTLKAMNKLKAKKPWTLSLSFGRALHQGIHEVFADSRNPILARDAFLTMMKANSEALGTDQGDNA, from the exons ATGACTGCCCACCGCGGAAAGTACGCTG ATGAGCTTATTGCCAATGCTGCAATCTTGGGTACCCCTGAGAAGGGCATTCTTGCTATTGATAATTTTGCTGAATTCGACCCTGGCTTTATATCTCTCACCCTTTTTGGTTACTATCATTACCTGAGTGGTGTGATCTCTAATGAGTCTCTCTACATGAGCAACAGTCcag GCGAGAGTTTAGTTAATCTTTTTAAGCGTAATGGTGTTCTTACTGGTATCACCCTTGACGAGGGTACCATTGAGCTTGCTGGAACCAATGGTGAGACCACCACCAAAGGTCTTGATGGCCTAGCCCAACGTTGCCAAAAATACTATGCTGCTGGTGCTCGTTTCGCTAAGTGGAGAGCTGTGCTGAAGATTGGTGCGTACGAGCCATCACAGCTTGCTATCCAGTACAATGCCAACGGTCTGGCCCTCTATGCCATCATCTGCCAGGAGAATGGCTTGGTACCAATTATTGAGCCTGAGATCCTTGTTGATGGCTTCCACGACATCATCAAGTGTGCTGAGGTTACAGAACGCGTTCTTGCTGCTTGCTACAAGTCCCTCAACGACTACCACGTCCTGTTGGAGGGAACATTGTTGAAGCCCAACATGGTCACCCCTGGCTCTGATGCTCCCAAGGTCACCCCCGAGGTGGTTGCTGAGTACACTGTCTGTGCCTTGCAACGAACAATCCCCCCTGCCGTCCCAgctgttttctttttttctggTGGACAGAACGAGAAACAGGCCACCCGCACCCTTGATGCCATGAACAAGCTCAAGGCGAAGAAGCCATGGACCCTGTCTTTCTTCTTGTATGGCAGAAAGACGGAAAATAATTTGATTTCTTGGGATCTGGTGCTTAGAAGGTTGAGGGACAACTCAGAAGCCACACTCGGAGGCAGCCCGGGCGACAGCGCTGTGAGCGCAAGCAAGAGCGAGGTGCTTCTGAAAGCCTCCACGTCAAGGACTACAA ATGAGCTTATTGCCAATGCTGCAAGCGACCAGGGCGACAAAGCCTCCACGTCAAGGACTACAAGTA GATTTGCAGATGAGCTTGCAGCCAATGCTGCAATCATTGGTACCCCTGGGAAGGGTATTATTGCAGTTGATGATTATGTTGAATCAGTTGACCACGATCCTTGTTTCTTGATCCTTTACTGCGCCACTCGGGGCCTTCAATACCTGAGTGGTGTGATCTTTAGCCACGCGTCTTTCTGCGGATCAGAAATCAAAG GCAAGCATTTTGTTGATGTGTTTAACGACGCTGGCGTTCTTGCCGGTATCAGGCTTGATAGGGGTACTATTAGGCTTGCTGGAACCAATGGTGAGACCACCACCAAAGGTCTTGATGACCTAGCTGAACGTTGCCCAAAATACTATGCTGCTGGTGGTCGTTTTGCTGAGTGGAGAGCTGTGCTGAAGATTGGTGCCAACGAGCCATCACAGCTTGCTATCCAAGACAGTGCCAACGGTCTGGCCATCTATGCCATCATCTGCCAGGAGAATGGCTTGGTACCAATTATTGAGCCTGAGATCCTTGTTGATGGCTTCCACGACATCAACAAGTGTGCTGAGGTGACAGAACGCGTTCTTGCTGCTTGCTACAAGGCCCTCAACGACTACCACGTCCTGTTGGAGGGAACATTGTTGAGGATCAACATGGTCACCCCCGGCTCTTATGCTTCCAAGGTCACCCCCGAGGTGGTTGCTGAGTACACTGTCCGTGCCTTGCAACGAACAATCCCTCCTGCCGTCCCAGCTGTTGTTTTTTTATCTGGTGAACAGAGCAAGGAAGAGGCCACCTGCACCCTTAAAGCCATGAACAAGCTCAAGGCGAAGAAGCCATGGACCCTGTCTCTCTCATTTGGACGTGCTCTACACCAGGGAATCCATGAGGTTTTTGCCGACAGTCGGAATCCGATTTTAGCGAGGGATGCGTTCCTTACAATGATGAAGGCAAACTCAGAAGCGCTCGGAACAGACCAAGGCGACAATGCTTGA